In one window of Anaerolineae bacterium DNA:
- a CDS encoding GatB/YqeY domain-containing protein, whose protein sequence is MTTLEQRIDQDYVEAMRAGDELRKETLRFLRAAIKSARIDKRAPLTEEEIWEIIRRQVKQRRESIEQFRKGQREDLAAKEEAELAIIESYLPAQLSREEIAALARQVIAEVGAAGPRDMGKVMGKLMPQVKGRADGRLVNEVVRELLGG, encoded by the coding sequence ATGACGACGTTGGAGCAGAGGATCGATCAGGATTACGTGGAAGCCATGCGCGCCGGCGATGAACTGCGCAAGGAGACCCTGCGTTTTCTGCGCGCCGCCATCAAGTCCGCACGGATTGATAAGCGCGCCCCCCTCACCGAGGAGGAGATCTGGGAGATCATCAGGCGGCAGGTCAAACAGCGGCGTGAGTCCATCGAGCAGTTCCGCAAGGGGCAGCGCGAGGATTTGGCGGCGAAGGAGGAGGCCGAGCTGGCCATTATCGAGTCCTATTTGCCGGCGCAGTTGAGCCGCGAGGAGATCGCCGCGCTGGCGCGCCAGGTTATCGCCGAGGTGGGGGCGGCCGGCCCGCGCGATATGGGGAAGGTGATGGGGAAGCTGATGCCGCAGGTGAAGGGTCGCGCCGATGGCCGGCTGGTCAACGAAGTAGTGCGCGAACTGCTGGGCGGATGA